The Spirochaetaceae bacterium DNA window TTCCGGATGTATCTCTCGAGATCGCTCATGGTTGCCTCCGTGCAAAACAGTCCGGGCGATATCGTTCCGCGCGATCGATTTCCCGCCGTGGCGTTCTTTGAGGTTAGCAAGAATGTGAATGTCAATCGAGCGCTGACACCAGGAAGCGCCCGACCGGGCGGCTCGCGGCTTGAGCGGCCCCGCCATTGCGCAGGGCCTCCTCGGCGCGTCGGCGAGGGGTGGGCTACGGTGCGAGGTGGCGGCGGAACCAAGCCAGGGCGTTGGCCCAGCCGGGGGCGGTGAACTCGTGGGCGACTCCCTTGTGGAGGACCACCTCCAGCCGCTCGGGGCAGTGCGCGTACAGCTCTTCGCGCAGGGCGGCGACGAAGCGTTGGCTCCCGTCGGGCGGCACCTGCCGGTCCTCGGCGCCGTTCTGGAAGCTGATCGCCGGGGTGTGGCGATACGCCGCCAAGTTGGTGAGCGGATTGTGGCGGTCGTAGCAGGCTTGCGCCGCCGCATCCGGCGCTCCCGGCGGCTCGAACGAACCAGGACGGAGCCAGTCCGGCGTGGCGATGGCCGCGGCCACCGCCGCAATGCGCGTGTCCACCGCGGTGGCCACGACCGAGGTGTCGCCGCCGGCGGAGATGCCGCCCATGCCGGCCGCCTCGGCCACGCCGAGGTGCTGCACCGCCCAGTCGAGCACCTGCGGCACCTCTTCCGCGGTGTGCGCAAGGATCGGCCAGAAGTACCGGCGGATGTTGCCGCGTACCCGCTTCACCAACTCGTCCTGGGCTTCGATGCGCCGCTCGCCGTGCTGGTACGGGTCGAAGCTCAGCGCCACGAATCCCGCCGCCGCCAGGTCGGCCAGGTAGGGCTGCATCATCTCCTTGGTGCCGCTGAACCCCGGCAGCCAGATCACCAGCGTCCGCGTCGCCGCCGCCTCCGGCTCCACCCACACCAGCGGAATATCCCCCGCCCGCCCGGTATACATCGCCGCGCCGCCTGAACTCATCTCCGCTCCGTAATCGCTACAGCCCGGCGGGGGCGAGTCCGCCGATCGATTTGGAGAGGTTGTCGGGCTGCTCCCGGCGGGTAGCGGCAGATTCGGTGCCGGGGTTGGCGGTGGGGGGCAGCGGGGTGTCGTACTGGTAGCCGGGGTCGGTTTTCTGGCGCTTCCAGATGGTGCGCATTTCGCGCCAGGC harbors:
- a CDS encoding prolyl oligopeptidase family serine peptidase, whose amino-acid sequence is MSSGGAAMYTGRAGDIPLVWVEPEAAATRTLVIWLPGFSGTKEMMQPYLADLAAAGFVALSFDPYQHGERRIEAQDELVKRVRGNIRRYFWPILAHTAEEVPQVLDWAVQHLGVAEAAGMGGISAGGDTSVVATAVDTRIAAVAAAIATPDWLRPGSFEPPGAPDAAAQACYDRHNPLTNLAAYRHTPAISFQNGAEDRQVPPDGSQRFVAALREELYAHCPERLEVVLHKGVAHEFTAPGWANALAWFRRHLAP